One window of the Crassaminicella thermophila genome contains the following:
- a CDS encoding spore coat protein CotJB: MHKDRLDLLFKIMELENCCVDLNLYLDIHPTDQKAVMDYNTYSYQLAGLKKQYECMYGPLSNFGTAPSQYPFRWIEDPWPWEIEY, encoded by the coding sequence ATGCACAAAGATAGATTAGATTTGCTTTTTAAAATTATGGAATTAGAGAATTGTTGTGTAGATTTAAATCTATATTTAGATATTCATCCTACAGATCAGAAAGCAGTGATGGATTATAACACATATTCATATCAGCTTGCTGGCTTAAAGAAACAGTATGAATGTATGTATGGACCATTATCTAATTTTGGAACTGCACCGAGCCAATATCCATTTAGATGGATAGAAGATCCTTGGCCTTGGGAAATAGAATATTAG
- a CDS encoding recombinase family protein — protein MSYCIYLRKSRTDVEAEAKGEGETLARHEKILLELAKKRKLNITQIHREIVSGETISARPVMQQLLTEVEQGFWKGVLVMEVERLARGDTMDQGLVSQTFKYSNTKIITPMKIYDPSNEFDEEYFEFGLFMSRREYKTINRRLQRGRIESVKEGKYLGTKPPYGYIRKKLEKEKGYTLEPHPDQADIVKLIFELYTKGEQQPDNSFKRLGVSLIVRKLNNLKIPPMKGDVWVPSTIRDMLRNPVYIGKIRWNWRPIQKKMVNGQIKRKRPRAEDYILVDGLHEAIIDIDTWNAAQEYISSNTESPVPNKLKIKNPLSGIVKCGMCGRNMVRRPHGNKYPDTIMCPVTSCKNVSSKLAKVENSLLLSLEKWLYNYKLRITDDINNNSKSIQIDIAKKAIKNLDEEKKKLENQMEKLHDLLEQEVYTVEKFLERSKNISQRIAGIEENRKQLLNTIALAKKNNEGRKNIIPKVEKVLEVYNSIEDPAERNELLKEVIEKAIYTKETGGRWSGKEDEFTLDLYPKLPK, from the coding sequence ATGTCTTATTGCATATATCTAAGAAAATCTAGAACTGATGTAGAAGCAGAAGCTAAAGGAGAAGGCGAAACGCTAGCAAGACACGAAAAAATTTTACTAGAATTGGCTAAAAAAAGAAAATTAAATATTACTCAAATACATAGAGAAATTGTATCTGGTGAAACGATATCCGCTCGACCTGTCATGCAACAACTTCTTACAGAAGTAGAACAAGGATTCTGGAAAGGCGTACTTGTTATGGAAGTAGAACGTCTTGCACGTGGTGATACAATGGATCAAGGATTGGTCTCACAAACTTTTAAATATTCTAATACAAAAATTATTACACCTATGAAAATTTATGATCCTAGTAACGAATTTGACGAAGAATATTTTGAATTTGGATTATTCATGTCAAGAAGAGAATATAAAACTATAAATAGAAGACTGCAACGTGGAAGAATAGAATCAGTTAAAGAAGGAAAATACCTCGGTACTAAACCTCCTTATGGTTATATTAGAAAGAAGTTAGAGAAGGAAAAGGGTTATACCTTAGAACCGCATCCAGATCAAGCTGATATAGTTAAGTTAATATTTGAACTCTATACAAAAGGAGAACAACAACCAGATAATAGTTTTAAACGATTAGGCGTATCACTTATAGTACGCAAACTTAACAACCTAAAAATTCCACCAATGAAAGGTGATGTTTGGGTTCCTTCTACTATTCGAGATATGTTACGTAACCCGGTATATATAGGTAAAATTCGTTGGAATTGGAGACCTATTCAAAAGAAAATGGTTAATGGGCAAATTAAAAGAAAACGCCCTAGAGCAGAAGATTATATTTTAGTTGACGGTCTTCATGAAGCTATAATTGATATAGATACTTGGAATGCTGCTCAAGAATATATTTCTTCTAACACAGAAAGTCCAGTACCTAATAAACTTAAAATTAAAAATCCACTTTCTGGTATAGTAAAGTGTGGAATGTGTGGCAGAAATATGGTAAGACGTCCTCACGGAAATAAATATCCAGATACTATCATGTGTCCCGTAACTTCATGTAAAAATGTAAGTTCTAAATTAGCTAAAGTAGAAAATTCTCTTTTACTATCTTTAGAAAAATGGTTATACAACTATAAACTTAGAATAACCGATGATATAAATAATAATTCCAAAAGTATTCAAATAGACATTGCTAAAAAAGCTATTAAAAATTTAGATGAAGAAAAGAAAAAACTGGAAAACCAAATGGAAAAACTTCATGATCTATTAGAACAAGAAGTCTATACGGTAGAAAAATTTTTAGAAAGGTCTAAAAATATTTCACAAAGAATTGCCGGAATAGAAGAAAATAGAAAACAATTATTAAACACTATTGCACTTGCAAAGAAAAATAATGAAGGAAGAAAAAATATAATCCCTAAAGTTGAAAAGGTTTTAGAAGTTTATAATTCTATCGAAGATCCAGCAGAAAGAAACGAGCTTCTTAAAGAAGTTATCGAAAAGGCGATATATACGAAAGAAACTGGAGGTAGATGGAGTGGAAAAGAAGATGAATTTACACTTGACCTATATCCTAAATTACCGAAATAA